A window of Eubacteriaceae bacterium ES3 contains these coding sequences:
- a CDS encoding phage tail spike protein: MNLYNQSGLLIGELSQYRELYLTELLETGQDTLSFEIYVRHPFYKYLVEENLILTDDNRYVIKSIDERGQTTIIGCQLDLSDLSVDGYYQFLIEDATLSMVLSQVLGSLGWSFTGASSITTVLNFSFESGTTLELLEQVEKSYGVIFRYNCITRNIQVTTISGYSNKGVYFSDELNVKECELRGDSCDLVTRLYAFGKEGLTFEEINSGRAYVDNFQYTSKVITQVWVDTRYEIAEELLVAATKKIEALSIPNRVYTASVVDLASLLPDQYGDLSISIGDKVTLIDRIREIEIEHQIVKLITYPDSPEKNVAELGRIATDFESTITKLKNEEIKEVVDDTVPEAVDTYISEHYGQWVCVEEYPDVMEDNTLYLKYVSE; this comes from the coding sequence ATGAATCTATATAATCAAAGCGGTCTCTTAATTGGAGAATTAAGCCAATATAGAGAATTGTATCTCACTGAACTTCTGGAAACCGGGCAAGATACCTTGTCTTTTGAAATTTATGTCAGACACCCGTTTTATAAATATCTGGTTGAAGAAAATCTGATTCTGACTGACGATAACCGTTATGTAATCAAAAGTATTGATGAACGCGGCCAAACCACCATTATCGGTTGTCAGCTGGATTTATCCGATCTTTCGGTTGATGGTTATTATCAGTTTCTGATTGAAGATGCGACTTTATCAATGGTCTTAAGCCAAGTTTTGGGAAGTCTGGGTTGGAGTTTTACCGGGGCATCCAGTATTACGACTGTTTTAAATTTTTCATTTGAATCCGGAACAACCCTGGAACTGCTTGAGCAGGTAGAAAAGTCCTATGGAGTTATTTTTAGATATAACTGTATAACGAGAAACATTCAGGTTACTACCATTTCGGGATACAGCAACAAAGGCGTTTATTTCTCCGATGAATTAAACGTCAAGGAATGTGAGCTGAGAGGGGATAGCTGTGATCTGGTAACCCGCTTGTATGCTTTTGGCAAAGAAGGGCTCACCTTTGAAGAGATTAACTCCGGCCGCGCTTATGTCGACAATTTCCAGTACACCTCTAAAGTAATCACACAGGTCTGGGTCGATACGCGTTATGAAATAGCGGAGGAACTCTTGGTTGCGGCTACTAAAAAGATAGAAGCTTTATCAATTCCTAACCGCGTTTATACCGCATCAGTTGTAGATTTGGCCAGTCTCTTGCCAGATCAATATGGAGATTTATCTATCTCCATTGGCGATAAGGTAACGCTGATTGACCGGATTCGAGAAATAGAAATCGAACACCAGATTGTAAAGCTAATCACTTATCCGGATTCCCCCGAAAAGAATGTAGCGGAGTTAGGCCGGATTGCCACTGATTTTGAATCGACTATCACTAAGCTCAAAAATGAAGAAATCAAAGAAGTCGTGGATGATACTGTGCCTGAAGCAGTTGATACTTATATTTCGGAACATTACGGCCAATGGGTCTGTGTAGAAGAATATCCTGACGTGATGGAAGACAATACCCTGTATTTAAAATACGTTTCTGAGTGA
- a CDS encoding recombinase family protein: MEKTITQKPRKIFRLDPSTKRNEEVESCADGEQKKLHVAAYCRVSSGSNEQATSYAAQVDYYNRLLQENEDYIFSGIYADEGISGTSLKKREAFNQMMADAREHKFEMIITKSVSRFGRNTLDCLNSIRELSELGIDVYFEKENIHTSQSEGEVLLTLILAVAQNESQTQSDNVKWGIHKQYERGNIKSIPSGKFLGYDKDEDGNLVINQEQAVIVWRIYQEFLDGYGCYQIAKRLTEEKVPMAYGGKGWCPSHVKKVLVNEKYKGDTQFQKTYNTCCLTKKRAKNQGELPKPYVEDTHPAIIEKPIWDLVQLEFVRQEQYCQDHHITNGRYHNESDRFGVLS; this comes from the coding sequence ATGGAAAAAACCATCACCCAAAAACCAAGAAAGATTTTTCGCTTAGACCCATCAACAAAGAGAAATGAAGAAGTTGAATCTTGTGCAGATGGAGAACAAAAGAAGCTTCACGTCGCCGCTTATTGTCGGGTTTCCAGCGGAAGCAATGAACAGGCCACCAGTTATGCAGCTCAGGTTGATTATTATAATCGACTGCTGCAGGAAAATGAGGATTATATCTTTTCAGGGATTTATGCAGATGAAGGCATCTCGGGCACCAGTCTTAAGAAAAGAGAAGCCTTCAACCAAATGATGGCAGATGCCAGGGAGCACAAGTTCGAAATGATTATTACTAAGTCGGTTTCCCGGTTTGGACGAAATACTCTGGACTGTCTTAACAGCATCCGGGAACTGAGTGAGTTGGGGATTGATGTGTATTTTGAAAAAGAAAATATTCACACTAGCCAAAGTGAAGGTGAGGTATTACTGACTTTGATTTTAGCGGTTGCTCAAAATGAAAGCCAGACGCAATCGGACAATGTGAAGTGGGGGATTCATAAGCAGTATGAGCGGGGCAATATTAAAAGTATTCCCAGTGGAAAGTTTCTGGGTTACGACAAAGATGAAGACGGTAATCTGGTCATTAATCAAGAACAGGCGGTCATTGTCTGGCGCATTTATCAGGAATTTCTGGATGGCTATGGCTGTTATCAAATCGCAAAAAGACTAACCGAAGAAAAGGTCCCGATGGCTTATGGTGGAAAGGGCTGGTGTCCCAGTCATGTTAAAAAAGTATTGGTCAATGAGAAGTATAAAGGCGACACTCAGTTTCAAAAAACATACAATACTTGCTGTTTGACCAAGAAACGAGCCAAGAATCAAGGCGAATTACCAAAACCTTACGTTGAAGATACCCATCCAGCGATCATTGAAAAGCCAATCTGGGACCTAGTCCAGCTAGAATTTGTACGGCAGGAACAATACTGCCAGGATCATCATATCACAAATGGTCGATACCACAACGAGAGTGATCGATTTGGAGTGTTATCATAA
- a CDS encoding phage holin family protein codes for MEYLEKMKVVVVLAFTALSGWLGILAIPVLLLFVLASFDYVTGLMAAKYRGDKVSSYKGFRGIMKKVCLFYLIAVGAILDYTLLYASQYIGVDAHVNFVIASFVAVWLICNEIISILENMKDMNVKFPAFLEKLTQNIRTQMENETGAKTIDENEDGEDNTK; via the coding sequence ATGGAATATTTAGAAAAGATGAAAGTTGTTGTCGTGCTGGCCTTTACTGCCTTATCCGGTTGGCTTGGAATTCTTGCTATCCCGGTTTTGTTGTTGTTTGTCCTCGCATCATTTGATTATGTAACCGGATTGATGGCAGCAAAGTATCGGGGAGACAAGGTTTCTAGTTATAAAGGATTTCGAGGAATCATGAAAAAGGTTTGTTTATTTTATCTGATTGCTGTTGGTGCGATTCTAGATTATACGCTTCTTTATGCCAGTCAGTATATTGGTGTCGATGCACACGTTAATTTTGTCATCGCATCCTTTGTGGCTGTCTGGCTCATTTGCAATGAAATCATCAGCATTCTAGAAAATATGAAAGATATGAATGTCAAATTCCCGGCCTTTCTAGAAAAACTGACCCAGAATATTCGTACTCAGATGGAGAATGAAACTGGTGCCAAAACAATTGATGAAAATGAAGACGGTGAAGATAATACAAAGTAA
- a CDS encoding recombinase family protein — protein MNGTRNVRSVTVIPATPELFNQIEEVTSRKKQVAAYARVSTNLEEQQSSFEAQLDYYTKYIKGKEEWEFVEVYTDEGISATSTKRRDGFNRMIKDALEGKIDLIVTKSVSRFARNTVDTLTNVRLLKEKNIEIYFEKENIYTLDSKGELLIAIMSSLAQDESRSISENVTWGKRKSFSDGNISLPYKSFLGYVKGENGLPQIVEEEATTIRLIYKLFLEGYTPSAIAKQLMALKILTPTRREKWSVSTVISILKNEKYKGDAILQKRYTTDFLTKKTKTNEGEVPQYYVENSHPAIIPPETFGLVQEEFDRRKSKGGYTSSMSCFSTRIICGDCGSAYGSKVWHAGSKYQRIVWQCNHKFKQTVKCSTPHLYDETIKKMFVEVMNHLIKNKAEIFENYRLLIEKLTDSQDLKEELKQVDEECSSIEMMVDAFVNENTRIAMDQDEYQRRYNAYAESYDKLRNRHMALSEEIRKRKARKSQIHAFLDILENQEELLTEFDETLWRRTILEMVVLSNEEVNFRFKDGTEIKWPMKGKCHG, from the coding sequence TTGAATGGTACAAGAAATGTAAGATCAGTAACGGTTATTCCGGCAACACCTGAGTTATTCAATCAGATTGAAGAAGTGACTTCCCGAAAAAAGCAGGTGGCTGCATACGCCAGAGTATCAACTAATCTAGAAGAACAACAAAGCAGTTTTGAAGCTCAACTTGATTATTACACGAAGTATATCAAAGGTAAGGAAGAGTGGGAATTTGTAGAAGTCTATACGGATGAGGGTATTTCAGCAACCAGTACCAAAAGACGAGATGGCTTCAACCGCATGATAAAAGATGCGCTGGAAGGAAAGATCGATTTGATTGTTACTAAATCAGTTTCACGGTTTGCCAGAAACACGGTTGACACGCTGACAAATGTTCGATTACTGAAAGAAAAAAACATCGAAATATACTTCGAGAAAGAAAATATTTATACCCTCGACAGCAAAGGGGAGCTATTAATCGCGATCATGTCAAGCTTGGCTCAAGACGAAAGCCGCTCAATTTCAGAAAACGTGACATGGGGGAAACGAAAGAGCTTTTCAGACGGAAATATTTCCCTACCTTACAAGAGTTTCCTAGGATATGTTAAAGGGGAGAATGGACTTCCGCAAATAGTTGAAGAAGAAGCAACGACCATTCGACTTATTTATAAGCTCTTTCTGGAAGGCTACACCCCTTCAGCTATTGCCAAACAGTTGATGGCATTAAAAATCCTTACTCCAACTAGAAGAGAAAAATGGTCAGTTTCAACGGTGATTAGCATTCTTAAAAACGAGAAGTACAAAGGCGATGCAATTTTGCAAAAACGCTACACGACAGACTTCTTGACTAAAAAAACGAAAACAAATGAAGGTGAAGTTCCCCAATATTATGTCGAAAACAGCCACCCTGCGATCATCCCCCCAGAAACATTTGGCCTGGTGCAGGAGGAATTTGACAGAAGAAAATCAAAAGGCGGTTATACGAGCAGCATGAGTTGCTTCTCCACTCGAATTATTTGTGGCGATTGTGGCAGCGCATATGGCAGTAAAGTCTGGCACGCTGGCAGTAAATATCAGCGTATTGTTTGGCAGTGCAATCACAAATTTAAACAAACGGTCAAATGTAGTACACCGCACTTGTACGATGAAACCATTAAAAAAATGTTCGTAGAAGTTATGAATCACCTCATCAAGAATAAAGCCGAGATTTTTGAGAATTACCGCCTTTTGATTGAGAAGCTAACCGATTCTCAGGACTTAAAAGAAGAACTGAAGCAAGTTGATGAAGAATGTAGCTCCATCGAAATGATGGTTGATGCCTTTGTCAACGAAAACACCCGGATTGCGATGGACCAAGATGAGTACCAGCGCCGCTATAACGCTTATGCTGAAAGTTATGATAAACTTCGCAATCGCCATATGGCATTATCCGAGGAAATCAGAAAACGGAAAGCCCGAAAAAGCCAGATTCATGCTTTTCTGGATATCCTAGAAAATCAAGAAGAACTACTCACAGAGTTTGATGAAACCCTCTGGCGACGGACGATTTTAGAGATGGTCGTTCTCTCCAATGAAGAAGTGAACTTCCGGTTTAAAGATGGCACGGAGATAAAATGGCCGATGAAAGGAAAATGCCATGGCTGA
- a CDS encoding transposase: protein MKKIYSAEERYEALKLANEIGNKAAAERLGIKIDTLYTWISKAKSGKVGFCDDPGNIPPTDPNRLKQLEKELREAKEEIEILQDALGFFVKRRKK, encoded by the coding sequence ATGAAAAAAATATATAGTGCTGAAGAACGCTATGAAGCGTTGAAACTGGCAAATGAGATTGGCAACAAAGCGGCAGCAGAGCGATTAGGTATAAAAATCGATACATTATACACATGGATCAGCAAAGCTAAAAGTGGAAAGGTTGGTTTTTGTGATGATCCAGGGAATATCCCTCCAACAGATCCCAATCGTTTAAAGCAGCTCGAAAAAGAGCTACGGGAAGCAAAAGAAGAGATTGAGATTCTTCAGGATGCGCTTGGTTTTTTTGTCAAGCGCCGAAAGAAATAG
- a CDS encoding recombinase family protein, with protein sequence MAETREVKTITKRKGIAHHQLKRVCAYIRVSTGHDLQLNSLENQEQYFKRLITSLPDYQFCGIYSDAGVSGAKNDRPGFNAMMQAARNQEIDLIITKTISRFARNTMFLLETIRELKQLNVGVVFEENHINTLHAEGELMLTVLGSLAEAERKSVSQNIKWSIQKNYQAGKTLHNPDRVFGYTTDKNRNPVIQENEADIVRLIFKRYLSGISGYQIATDFNEEKVPIEYKRVWTSERILRVISNEKYMGDCLLQKSFVDEKGRQLRNKGQQNKYYVHDCFPPIIDQADWLKAQELRKTRSKKTYPFTGRFICPYCHQTLIRVTGYDKQIFWICKTYLQQGKSVCKGVRPKEKILIELLEDQNLLNTEMQIIVEEQSHGKNHHPKTKKDFSLRPINKEK encoded by the coding sequence ATGGCTGAAACCCGAGAAGTTAAAACAATTACCAAAAGAAAGGGGATTGCTCATCACCAGCTCAAACGGGTCTGTGCCTATATTCGGGTATCGACCGGTCATGATCTGCAGCTGAATTCATTGGAGAACCAGGAGCAGTATTTCAAACGTCTAATCACTTCACTTCCGGATTACCAGTTTTGTGGTATCTATTCGGATGCTGGGGTATCCGGTGCCAAGAATGATCGACCAGGATTTAATGCCATGATGCAAGCGGCAAGAAATCAGGAAATTGATTTGATCATTACAAAAACTATTTCCCGGTTTGCCAGAAATACCATGTTTTTGCTTGAAACAATCCGTGAATTAAAACAACTTAACGTTGGTGTTGTTTTTGAAGAAAACCATATTAATACCCTTCATGCAGAAGGGGAGCTGATGCTGACTGTTCTCGGATCGCTTGCTGAAGCTGAGCGTAAATCGGTAAGCCAGAATATCAAGTGGTCCATTCAAAAGAACTACCAGGCTGGAAAAACGTTACATAATCCGGACCGTGTTTTTGGCTACACGACCGATAAAAATAGAAATCCAGTTATACAAGAAAATGAAGCTGATATTGTCAGATTGATTTTCAAAAGGTATCTGTCGGGAATTTCAGGTTATCAGATTGCAACAGATTTTAATGAAGAAAAAGTACCGATTGAATATAAACGAGTTTGGACTTCAGAAAGAATCCTTCGAGTGATTTCGAATGAAAAGTATATGGGGGATTGTCTTTTACAAAAATCATTTGTTGACGAAAAAGGCAGACAGCTGCGAAATAAAGGACAGCAAAATAAATATTATGTACATGATTGTTTTCCGCCCATCATCGACCAGGCAGACTGGCTAAAAGCGCAGGAATTAAGAAAAACTCGATCAAAAAAGACCTATCCATTTACAGGTAGGTTCATATGCCCTTATTGTCACCAGACTTTGATACGCGTCACGGGTTATGATAAACAAATCTTTTGGATTTGTAAAACCTATTTACAACAAGGAAAATCCGTATGTAAAGGCGTTCGGCCAAAGGAGAAGATTCTAATAGAACTTTTGGAAGACCAGAATTTATTAAATACTGAAATGCAAATAATTGTAGAGGAGCAGTCTCATGGAAAAAACCATCACCCAAAAACCAAGAAAGATTTTTCGCTTAGACCCATCAACAAAGAGAAATGA
- a CDS encoding RNA polymerase subunit sigma-70, with translation MTNEQKDQIHELRILGMSYSKIANDLNLSENTVKSYCRRHNLGKEMLKKATGVLEEKDICKQCGKPFKQESKGRHKKFCSESCRRLWWKTNESQIKSKSYYSQVCQECGKTFKSYGNTKRKFCSHDCYIKHRFGERPGN, from the coding sequence ATGACAAATGAACAAAAGGACCAAATTCATGAACTACGTATTCTAGGAATGAGTTATTCAAAGATTGCAAATGATCTTAATCTTTCTGAGAATACTGTTAAATCTTATTGTCGGCGACATAATTTAGGAAAAGAGATGCTCAAAAAGGCTACGGGCGTTCTGGAAGAAAAAGACATCTGCAAACAGTGTGGTAAACCATTCAAACAGGAATCCAAAGGCAGGCATAAAAAGTTTTGCTCTGAAAGCTGTCGACGACTCTGGTGGAAAACCAATGAGTCACAGATCAAGAGCAAATCCTATTATTCTCAGGTTTGTCAAGAATGCGGAAAAACCTTTAAAAGCTATGGAAACACTAAACGTAAATTTTGCAGTCATGACTGTTATATCAAACATCGATTTGGAGAAAGGCCAGGTAATTAA
- a CDS encoding recombinase family protein, translated as MRKIIKIEPSVLKLPDKKRVAAYARVSSGKDAMLHSLSAQISHYSEFIQNHPGWEYVGVYADEAATGTKDKRAEFQKLLADCRNHKIDLIITKSISRFARNTLTLLEVVRELTSLGIEVYFEKENIYSLSGDGELMLTILASFAQAESLQVSENCKWRIRKGFQEGELVNLRFMYGYRISKNGIEINEEQAEIVRMIYDDYLSGMGFNLIAKKLREMDVEKLRGGIWTPERVGEILKNEKFSGNSLAQKKYVSDHLSKKLVTNWGQLPKYYAENTHPAIIDQETFDKAQEILASRRKSSGKKKRPVYPFTQKIICDKCGKHYNRKVTHGYTYWNCRTYLHFGKSVCHTIQIPEEILMEVSAEVLGLENFDEVVFSEKIKEIRVPEDFKLLFVFHDNQILEKTWSHKSRKESWDEKKKQEARERQRLIMERGMAN; from the coding sequence ATGCGAAAAATTATTAAAATTGAACCATCGGTGTTAAAGCTGCCAGACAAAAAACGGGTAGCTGCTTATGCCAGAGTCAGTAGCGGAAAAGATGCAATGCTTCATTCATTGTCTGCTCAGATCAGTCACTACAGTGAATTCATACAAAACCATCCAGGCTGGGAGTACGTCGGTGTTTATGCAGATGAAGCCGCAACTGGAACCAAGGATAAGCGAGCAGAATTTCAAAAGCTTTTAGCTGATTGCAGGAATCATAAGATTGACCTGATCATTACCAAGTCAATCTCACGATTCGCCAGAAATACACTGACCCTTTTGGAAGTAGTCCGGGAGCTCACAAGCCTTGGCATTGAAGTTTATTTTGAAAAAGAAAATATTTATAGTTTAAGCGGGGATGGAGAGTTAATGCTCACTATCCTCGCTTCTTTTGCGCAGGCGGAAAGTCTACAGGTTAGCGAGAACTGCAAATGGCGCATCAGAAAGGGCTTTCAAGAAGGCGAATTGGTTAATCTTCGATTCATGTATGGTTACCGGATTAGTAAGAATGGCATTGAGATTAATGAAGAACAGGCTGAAATAGTACGCATGATTTATGATGACTACCTGAGTGGTATGGGCTTCAATCTGATTGCTAAGAAACTCAGAGAAATGGATGTTGAAAAACTTAGAGGTGGAATATGGACACCTGAGAGAGTTGGTGAAATATTAAAAAACGAGAAATTTTCTGGAAACTCGCTTGCCCAGAAAAAATATGTTTCAGACCACTTATCTAAAAAACTCGTCACCAATTGGGGGCAGCTACCAAAGTATTATGCTGAAAATACTCATCCAGCTATTATTGATCAAGAGACATTTGATAAAGCCCAAGAGATCCTTGCAAGCAGAAGAAAGTCTTCTGGGAAAAAGAAACGCCCCGTTTATCCCTTTACTCAAAAGATTATCTGCGATAAATGCGGCAAACATTACAACCGGAAAGTAACGCATGGCTACACCTATTGGAATTGCCGGACTTATTTGCACTTTGGAAAATCAGTATGCCATACCATTCAGATTCCAGAAGAGATTCTCATGGAGGTTTCTGCAGAAGTTTTGGGATTGGAAAATTTCGATGAGGTCGTCTTTAGCGAAAAGATTAAAGAAATACGAGTCCCTGAAGACTTCAAACTACTCTTTGTCTTTCATGATAACCAGATTTTAGAAAAAACCTGGAGTCATAAATCCAGAAAAGAAAGCTGGGATGAGAAGAAAAAACAGGAAGCCAGAGAACGACAAAGACTGATAATGGAAAGGGGGATGGCAAATTGA
- a CDS encoding IS3 family transposase: MAKQQRMSYITDRRDRWPVALLCRTLGVSESGYYKFLRSNSKPDKHANLLAQIYELIQEDEENANYGVRRIYDYLRLNRDYHGSLRTIYRICKENNLMICMKRKPNGITKADAEAQKSENLIKQDFTAEAPNQKWLTDITEIPCKDGKLYLAPIFDCYDGSIRGFRMDDNMRADLCVEAFQKACRDDGAEGMILHSDRGTQFNSQRFRNVLKKANAIQSMSGTGRCYDNARMESFFATLKKEKLYKINTKSMPMVEVKTVVYRYIHYYNRRRIYSTNNGYPPLVYRGLFIDNQQLAA; this comes from the coding sequence ATAGCAAAACAGCAGCGGATGTCATATATTACCGACCGCCGGGACCGTTGGCCGGTTGCCCTGCTCTGTCGTACGCTTGGTGTCAGCGAATCAGGTTACTATAAATTTCTGCGATCAAATAGTAAACCAGATAAGCATGCGAATCTTTTGGCGCAAATCTATGAATTAATTCAGGAAGACGAAGAAAACGCCAATTATGGTGTTCGACGTATTTATGATTATCTTCGATTAAATCGGGACTATCATGGGAGTTTAAGGACGATCTACCGGATCTGTAAAGAAAATAATCTGATGATCTGCATGAAGCGTAAACCCAATGGGATCACGAAAGCCGATGCCGAAGCGCAAAAGTCTGAAAACCTCATCAAACAGGATTTCACAGCGGAAGCGCCGAATCAAAAATGGCTTACGGATATCACGGAAATCCCCTGTAAAGATGGAAAACTTTATCTGGCACCCATTTTTGATTGTTATGACGGCAGTATCCGGGGCTTCAGGATGGATGACAACATGCGGGCAGACCTTTGTGTTGAAGCGTTTCAGAAGGCCTGCAGAGATGATGGTGCCGAAGGAATGATCCTTCATTCCGATCGAGGCACGCAGTTTAACAGCCAACGCTTTCGAAATGTATTGAAAAAAGCAAATGCCATCCAGAGTATGAGTGGCACCGGGCGTTGTTATGATAATGCCCGGATGGAAAGTTTTTTCGCAACGCTGAAAAAAGAGAAGCTCTATAAAATTAATACCAAAAGTATGCCCATGGTTGAAGTCAAAACGGTTGTTTACCGCTATATCCATTATTATAATCGACGACGAATTTACAGCACAAATAATGGGTATCCACCGCTGGTTTATCGGGGGCTTTTTATCGACAATCAACAGCTCGCTGCATAG
- a CDS encoding kelch repeat-containing protein: MASNTLSQNINQVITDLSNIKTSLIGKGQSIPVGTPVSSYSGIIDSLQIGTNASAEFNMHFGDTAPEDLTKLWVKTSLPPNIIINTDISTVLNEATLVNPVATADSVICSGRNLSAERIDEKVYLFGGYDESPEILIYDLITCLTTSTGVNMPTDRIYQHATGRIDNEIYLIGGRNSSGVTNKIYCFDVIANTLSDIGLTVTLNKGYGYHGFGYAAVGTKIYFFGGYQTTSSSSIVDTAFCFDMETRVFSDITDWPYGDSALMSCVVIGTDIFICGGYGTTSTKIVKYDTLTGAYLTVATMPASIIYCQAVSIGTDIYVFYEYGIYKFDSVTSEVTTITTASVQRYRQGFMLSYGSDVFSFGGNYLTNQVLKMACDIELEQNHLQIASLRSGQRIELFNQNGIELKMPVSDVFKGDSNNLAQKVEAYYYDNDQWNLI, from the coding sequence ATGGCGAGTAATACCTTAAGTCAAAATATTAATCAGGTAATTACTGATCTTTCAAATATTAAAACATCACTAATTGGAAAAGGCCAGTCCATTCCTGTTGGAACACCTGTAAGCAGCTATTCTGGAATCATTGACAGCTTACAGATCGGTACCAATGCCAGCGCTGAATTTAATATGCATTTTGGTGATACTGCGCCGGAAGATCTGACAAAGCTGTGGGTTAAAACTTCTCTTCCACCCAATATTATTATTAATACCGATATCAGTACCGTTTTAAATGAAGCAACACTGGTTAATCCTGTAGCCACAGCAGATAGTGTGATTTGCAGTGGACGGAATTTAAGTGCAGAAAGAATTGATGAAAAAGTCTATCTTTTCGGTGGATATGATGAGAGTCCAGAAATTCTAATCTATGATTTGATTACGTGTCTGACGACTTCAACCGGTGTCAATATGCCAACTGATAGAATTTATCAGCACGCGACTGGGCGAATAGATAATGAAATTTATCTGATCGGTGGCCGGAATTCTTCTGGTGTTACCAATAAAATTTATTGTTTTGATGTGATCGCAAACACTTTAAGCGATATCGGATTAACCGTAACGCTTAATAAAGGATACGGTTACCACGGTTTTGGCTATGCTGCTGTTGGGACAAAAATCTATTTCTTTGGAGGCTATCAGACCACAAGTTCCTCCTCAATAGTTGATACTGCCTTTTGCTTTGATATGGAAACCAGAGTGTTTTCTGATATTACGGACTGGCCATATGGAGACAGCGCCTTAATGTCCTGCGTTGTGATCGGAACAGATATTTTTATCTGTGGCGGCTATGGCACGACTTCTACCAAAATTGTTAAATATGATACATTAACTGGGGCCTATCTGACTGTAGCAACAATGCCTGCAAGCATTATTTATTGTCAGGCGGTCAGTATTGGAACAGATATTTATGTATTTTATGAATATGGCATTTATAAATTTGATTCGGTCACAAGCGAAGTGACAACCATTACGACAGCGAGTGTTCAGCGATATCGACAAGGTTTTATGCTTTCATATGGGTCAGATGTTTTTTCATTTGGCGGAAACTACCTGACCAATCAGGTCCTTAAAATGGCTTGTGATATCGAACTTGAGCAGAACCATCTGCAGATTGCAAGTCTACGCTCTGGTCAAAGGATTGAGTTATTTAATCAAAATGGGATTGAGCTCAAAATGCCAGTATCAGATGTGTTTAAAGGTGATTCGAACAATTTGGCTCAAAAAGTAGAAGCCTACTATTATGATAATGACCAGTGGAATTTAATATAA